From Paenibacillus sp. PK3_47, the proteins below share one genomic window:
- a CDS encoding GerMN domain-containing protein, with protein MQHKKHKKPMKQIRGLSAACLLAVPLTLSGCGLFGSESAAVDPPPGEVEAQMLEFSENNTLDSGVFAPVTEDSTETAAVEGSATAEDSAAVDDSAAAEDSAAAADSPADTETAAAAGERTTVFLEDGNGLLAPVSLSLPEGDKVTMLKDSITALVSKGTLAAALPEGFQAVLPAGTEVKNVSVDKSNLAVVEFNASFNDYEPRDERKILEAITWTLTGQEGIEGVQLWVDGKKLTEMPLQGIPLDRPLSRTMGINLPKHGPMLMNSSAVTVYFSAQAPDGIHQYYVPVTRFVPAGEEPVKAALNELIAGPDSNNGLEMVMTQGTVLDSIEAGQNGVVTVSLKDDMFADGQNVPEEMLESVVLTVAQNAGDAPVQIRLNGLDTVTGTNKVDYGKPVSAPEYVNVLPL; from the coding sequence ATGCAACATAAGAAACATAAGAAGCCTATGAAACAAATCCGCGGGTTGTCCGCGGCTTGCCTGCTGGCGGTTCCCCTGACATTGTCCGGCTGCGGCCTGTTCGGCTCGGAATCGGCAGCGGTCGATCCGCCCCCGGGTGAGGTGGAGGCACAAATGCTGGAGTTCAGCGAGAATAACACGCTTGATTCCGGAGTGTTTGCGCCGGTCACAGAAGACAGCACGGAAACTGCGGCCGTAGAGGGTTCCGCTACTGCAGAGGATTCCGCTGCCGTAGACGATTCGGCTGCTGCAGAGGATTCCGCTGCAGCAGCAGATAGCCCTGCCGATACTGAAACAGCAGCGGCGGCTGGCGAACGGACAACAGTCTTCCTGGAGGACGGCAACGGTCTCCTCGCACCCGTATCGCTGAGCCTGCCGGAAGGTGACAAAGTTACGATGCTCAAGGATTCCATCACGGCACTGGTAAGCAAGGGCACCCTGGCCGCAGCCCTGCCTGAAGGCTTCCAGGCGGTGCTTCCTGCCGGAACAGAAGTGAAAAATGTTTCGGTAGACAAGTCAAACTTGGCCGTTGTTGAATTTAACGCCTCTTTTAATGACTACGAGCCCCGGGATGAACGTAAAATCCTCGAAGCCATCACCTGGACGCTGACCGGCCAGGAAGGCATTGAAGGCGTCCAGCTCTGGGTGGACGGCAAAAAGCTGACCGAGATGCCGCTGCAGGGCATTCCGCTGGACCGTCCGCTGTCACGCACCATGGGCATCAATTTGCCGAAGCACGGGCCGATGCTGATGAACTCAAGCGCGGTAACGGTTTATTTTTCCGCACAGGCGCCTGACGGTATTCATCAGTATTATGTTCCGGTTACACGATTTGTACCCGCAGGGGAAGAACCTGTGAAGGCAGCGCTGAATGAGCTGATCGCCGGACCTGATTCCAATAACGGTCTTGAAATGGTTATGACCCAGGGAACGGTACTGGATTCCATCGAAGCGGGGCAGAACGGTGTAGTCACTGTATCGCTTAAGGACGATATGTTTGCAGACGGCCAAAATGTGCCTGAGGAGATGCTGGAATCAGTCGTGCTTACGGTGGCCCAGAATGCCGGAGATGCACCGGTTCAGATCCGTCTGAACGGTCTGGATACGGTTACCGGAACGAACAAGGTGGACTACGGCAAGCCGGTATCCGCACCTGAGTATGTCAACGTTCTGCCTTTATAA
- a CDS encoding phosphatidylglycerophosphatase A, protein MTIEKIPYSLNSKAVAEATKQWMHIRGVTVAEIAELVMLLQQKYYPDLTMEECIHNVEMVLSKREVQNAVLTGIQLDVLAEEGKLFPPLQDMIEHDEGLYGVDEILAFSIVNVYGSIGFTNYGYVDKLKPGVLERLNDKTTGQIHTFLDDIVGAVAAAASSRIAHRKQAEREKELGEPHVPEDAEEAARKLEGKDRIE, encoded by the coding sequence ATGACTATTGAGAAAATTCCCTACAGCCTTAACAGCAAGGCAGTGGCCGAGGCCACCAAGCAGTGGATGCATATACGCGGGGTAACTGTGGCGGAAATTGCCGAGCTGGTCATGCTGCTGCAGCAGAAATACTATCCGGATCTGACGATGGAGGAATGTATCCATAACGTGGAGATGGTACTGAGTAAACGTGAAGTCCAGAATGCTGTGCTTACTGGCATCCAGCTTGATGTGCTGGCCGAGGAAGGCAAGCTCTTCCCTCCGCTGCAGGATATGATTGAACATGATGAAGGGCTGTATGGAGTCGATGAGATTCTGGCCTTTTCCATTGTCAATGTATACGGCAGTATCGGCTTCACCAACTACGGATATGTGGACAAGCTGAAGCCCGGTGTACTCGAGCGGCTGAACGACAAAACAACCGGACAAATCCACACCTTCCTCGACGACATCGTCGGCGCAGTCGCCGCTGCCGCCAGCAGCCGGATCGCCCACCGCAAACAGGCTGAGCGCGAAAAGGAACTCGGTGAGCCACACGTGCCGGAAGATGCCGAAGAGGCCGCCAGAAAGCTGGAGGGTAAGGATAGGATAGAATAA
- a CDS encoding MBL fold metallo-hydrolase: protein MVSGKRLREGGDSSMQQAEMTSWEGGILQVSVPMDPPLRQVNSYILTGPDGRITVVDPGPHKPEAELAWQAVLAELDLTWDKVREIVVTHHHPDHYGLAGWMQAASGGRVWMTERAHAEARMSWGTGASLNETLPQLFLRHGMPEETVQGVREHLESFLIQVTPQPEVSYIDTAAPFVLGGRAWRPLTTGGHAPGHVSLYEAASGLILCGDAVLPQISPNVGLQPGSDPQPLRTFMEGLRELRSLGVTRAFPGHRVPFTGFAERADSLLRHHEERLDTVSRLLEGGPLSGFAVCQALFRSRVSSAHQMRFAMSETLAHLTELVRRERAAEVEPAGDGIILYAALN from the coding sequence ATGGTATCAGGAAAAAGACTCAGAGAAGGCGGCGATAGCTCCATGCAGCAGGCGGAGATGACATCATGGGAGGGCGGCATTCTGCAGGTATCGGTGCCGATGGACCCTCCTCTGCGTCAGGTGAACAGCTATATCCTGACCGGGCCGGACGGCCGAATTACGGTCGTTGATCCGGGCCCGCACAAGCCGGAGGCAGAGCTTGCCTGGCAGGCCGTGCTGGCAGAGCTGGACCTGACCTGGGATAAGGTCAGGGAGATTGTAGTGACCCATCACCACCCCGACCATTACGGGCTTGCGGGCTGGATGCAGGCCGCAAGCGGCGGGAGGGTGTGGATGACGGAGCGGGCCCATGCCGAGGCCCGGATGAGCTGGGGCACGGGGGCGAGTCTGAACGAGACGCTGCCGCAGCTGTTCCTCCGCCACGGCATGCCGGAGGAGACGGTCCAGGGGGTCAGGGAGCATCTGGAGAGCTTCCTGATCCAGGTTACGCCGCAGCCGGAAGTCAGCTATATCGATACTGCGGCGCCGTTTGTGCTGGGCGGCCGGGCGTGGAGGCCGCTTACGACCGGCGGCCATGCGCCGGGCCATGTGTCTTTGTATGAGGCCGCCAGCGGGCTGATCCTCTGCGGCGATGCTGTGCTGCCGCAGATTTCGCCCAATGTCGGCCTGCAGCCCGGCAGCGATCCGCAGCCGCTGCGGACCTTTATGGAGGGGCTGCGTGAGCTGCGCAGCCTCGGGGTTACCCGTGCGTTCCCGGGGCACCGGGTACCGTTCACGGGCTTTGCGGAGCGGGCGGACAGCCTGCTCCGGCACCATGAGGAGCGGCTGGACACCGTCAGCCGCCTGCTGGAAGGCGGACCGCTGAGCGGGTTCGCCGTGTGCCAGGCGCTGTTCCGCAGCCGCGTGAGCAGCGCGCACCAGATGCGCTTTGCCATGAGCGAAACGCTGGCGCATCTCACTGAGCTGGTCCGCCGGGAGCGGGCGGCGGAGGTGGAGCCCGCAGGGGACGGGATTATCCTGTATGCGGCGCTGAACTGA
- a CDS encoding class I SAM-dependent methyltransferase, with the protein MSEWYEKSFGEDYLIVYRHRDFSGARHEVEKMIGWLGLPEGSRVLDLCCGMGRHSLALAEAGYKVTGVDLSETLLAEARSQKGAEAVTWMRSDMRELPLAGGFDAVVNLFTSFGYFEKDEEQVKVLREIQRMLRPGGKFIIDFLNPEHVIRHLVPHSVREEHGVLIDETRRIEDGYVKKDIVLTTGPEGEPRRYHERVKLYTREQFSEMIAAAGLQLDEVHGSYDEEKYVPEHSARMIFRGVRP; encoded by the coding sequence ATGAGCGAATGGTATGAGAAGAGCTTCGGAGAGGATTATCTGATCGTATACAGGCACAGGGATTTCAGCGGGGCGAGGCACGAGGTGGAGAAGATGATAGGCTGGCTTGGCCTGCCGGAAGGCTCCAGGGTGCTGGATCTCTGCTGCGGCATGGGCCGCCATTCGCTGGCATTGGCTGAAGCAGGTTACAAGGTTACCGGTGTGGATCTCTCAGAGACGCTTCTGGCAGAGGCGCGTTCCCAGAAAGGCGCGGAGGCGGTGACCTGGATGCGTTCCGATATGCGGGAGCTGCCGCTTGCGGGCGGCTTCGATGCCGTGGTTAATCTGTTCACTTCCTTTGGCTACTTTGAGAAGGATGAGGAGCAGGTCAAAGTGCTGCGGGAAATTCAGCGGATGCTGAGACCGGGCGGTAAATTCATTATTGATTTTCTGAATCCCGAGCATGTCATCCGCCATCTGGTGCCCCATTCCGTCCGCGAGGAGCACGGGGTGCTGATTGATGAGACCCGCCGGATTGAAGACGGATATGTCAAAAAGGATATTGTGCTAACCACAGGGCCTGAAGGGGAGCCGCGCCGCTATCATGAACGGGTAAAGCTTTACACACGGGAGCAGTTCAGCGAGATGATTGCCGCGGCCGGGCTGCAGCTGGATGAGGTGCACGGAAGCTATGATGAGGAGAAGTATGTTCCGGAGCACTCGGCAAGGATGATTTTCAGGGGAGTGCGGCCTTAG
- a CDS encoding alpha-glucosidase: MNPKWWKESVAYQIYPISFMDSNGDGIGDLRGIISKLDYLKDLGVDVIWVCPIYKSPNHDNGYDISDYCDIMKEFGTMADFDVMLREMHLRGMKLMMDLVLNHTSHEHPWFIESRSSKDNPKRDYYIWKKAKNGGPPNNWESYFSGSVWELDPATDEYYLHLYSKYQPDLNWENPVVIEKLHDMVEWWLKKGVDGFRFDAISHIVKEEGFPDAHNPEGTATVRAYEKFSNLADVHTLLQNLNDKVLYFYDIMTVGETSGLGPEQALDYVGDGRRELNMTFQFEHMNIDCAAPGAGRWDTVAWSLLELKKIISNWQTVLHNKGWNANYLCNHDQPRSVSRFGNDLYYRVPSAKMLATFIHMLEGTPYIYQGEEIGMTNVSFESIDDYRDVETLNYYEEKRNQGLPEAQIMSNIHKKSRDNARTPMQWDDSENGGFTTGVPWIRVNSNSQEINVANALKDPDSIYHYYKKLIALRKTHKVIVYGEYSLLLEDHPEIYAYTRTLEDERLLVILNFFEHEPVFELPEGFDAGKQELLISNYPPAKEDDLRNLKLRPYEARVYLQRQI; the protein is encoded by the coding sequence GTGAACCCCAAATGGTGGAAGGAAAGTGTGGCTTACCAGATTTACCCGATCAGCTTCATGGACAGTAACGGCGACGGTATTGGCGATCTGCGCGGCATCATATCCAAGCTCGATTATCTGAAGGATCTCGGTGTCGATGTCATCTGGGTCTGTCCGATTTATAAATCGCCGAACCATGATAACGGTTATGATATCAGTGATTACTGCGACATAATGAAGGAATTCGGGACGATGGCGGATTTTGACGTGATGCTCCGGGAGATGCATTTGCGAGGGATGAAGCTGATGATGGATCTCGTGCTGAATCATACCTCCCATGAGCACCCCTGGTTCATTGAATCAAGGAGCTCGAAGGACAATCCCAAACGCGACTATTATATATGGAAAAAAGCCAAAAACGGCGGGCCCCCGAACAACTGGGAATCCTATTTCAGCGGCTCGGTCTGGGAGCTGGACCCGGCAACGGATGAATATTATTTGCATCTGTACTCCAAATACCAGCCTGATTTGAACTGGGAGAATCCCGTTGTGATTGAAAAGCTGCATGATATGGTGGAGTGGTGGCTGAAAAAAGGCGTCGACGGTTTCCGGTTTGATGCCATTTCCCACATTGTGAAAGAGGAAGGGTTTCCGGATGCGCATAACCCCGAAGGAACTGCGACCGTCCGCGCGTATGAGAAGTTCTCCAACCTGGCGGATGTCCATACCCTGCTGCAGAATCTGAACGATAAGGTGCTGTACTTCTACGATATTATGACAGTCGGCGAAACCTCGGGCCTCGGGCCGGAGCAGGCGCTGGATTATGTCGGTGACGGTCGCCGCGAGCTGAATATGACCTTCCAGTTCGAGCATATGAATATCGATTGTGCGGCACCGGGCGCGGGAAGATGGGATACGGTCGCATGGAGTCTGCTTGAGCTCAAAAAAATCATCAGCAACTGGCAGACCGTCCTGCATAACAAAGGCTGGAACGCCAACTATCTGTGCAACCATGACCAGCCCCGGTCGGTTTCGCGGTTCGGCAATGATCTGTACTACCGTGTTCCTTCGGCCAAAATGCTGGCGACCTTCATTCATATGCTCGAGGGAACGCCCTATATTTATCAGGGTGAGGAAATCGGGATGACGAATGTCTCCTTTGAGTCCATCGATGACTACCGGGACGTCGAAACGCTGAATTATTATGAGGAAAAGCGCAACCAGGGGCTTCCCGAAGCCCAGATCATGTCCAATATCCATAAAAAAAGCCGGGACAACGCCCGCACCCCGATGCAGTGGGATGACAGCGAGAATGGCGGCTTCACCACAGGTGTGCCGTGGATCCGGGTGAATTCCAATTCGCAGGAGATCAATGTGGCGAATGCGCTTAAGGATCCCGATTCCATCTATCATTATTATAAGAAGCTGATTGCGCTGAGAAAGACGCATAAGGTGATTGTATATGGTGAATACAGCCTGCTGCTGGAGGACCATCCGGAGATTTACGCCTATACCCGGACGCTGGAGGATGAGCGGCTGCTCGTGATCCTTAATTTCTTTGAGCATGAGCCGGTCTTTGAACTGCCTGAAGGCTTCGATGCCGGAAAGCAGGAGCTGCTGATCTCCAACTATCCGCCAGCCAAAGAGGATGATCTCCGGAATCTGAAGCTCCGCCCGTATGAAGCCAGAGTCTATCTGCAGCGCCAAATTTAA
- a CDS encoding Cof-type HAD-IIB family hydrolase, with amino-acid sequence MTVKTIFFDIDGTIYDEDKQIPSSTREAIAELKRRGHNVAIATGRAPYMFKELREELGIDSYVSLNGQYVVFEGKVVYSNALDTELLKELTLFAEKHDHPVGYIDDVDMKVSVAEHEYITTSIGTLKLAFPTHDAEYFLQNPIYQALVFCQPESQEMYAAAYPAFNFVRWHPLCMDVLPGNGSKAEGIAEMMKALGVQKEDIYAFGDGLNDLEMLSFVGHGIAMGNAEEEAKAAARYVTKHVSEDGILEGLKMVGLL; translated from the coding sequence ATGACTGTAAAAACGATCTTTTTTGACATTGACGGCACCATTTACGATGAAGACAAGCAAATTCCTTCTTCCACGCGGGAAGCCATTGCGGAACTGAAGAGACGGGGCCACAATGTGGCAATTGCCACCGGAAGAGCACCCTATATGTTCAAGGAGCTGCGTGAAGAGCTGGGGATTGATTCCTATGTATCGCTTAACGGACAGTATGTGGTGTTTGAGGGGAAAGTGGTGTACAGCAATGCGCTGGATACGGAGCTGCTGAAGGAGCTGACCCTGTTTGCAGAGAAGCATGACCATCCGGTAGGTTATATCGATGATGTTGACATGAAAGTAAGCGTTGCGGAGCATGAGTATATCACTACGAGCATCGGAACGCTAAAGCTGGCTTTTCCGACGCATGATGCGGAGTATTTTTTGCAGAATCCGATTTATCAGGCACTGGTCTTCTGCCAGCCGGAGAGCCAGGAGATGTATGCTGCAGCGTATCCCGCCTTTAATTTCGTCCGCTGGCACCCGCTTTGTATGGATGTGCTGCCGGGGAACGGCTCCAAGGCGGAGGGGATCGCTGAAATGATGAAGGCGCTCGGGGTGCAGAAGGAGGATATCTATGCCTTTGGGGACGGTCTGAATGATCTGGAAATGCTGAGCTTTGTCGGCCACGGGATTGCGATGGGCAATGCGGAGGAGGAAGCCAAGGCAGCCGCCCGTTATGTAACAAAACATGTGAGCGAGGACGGGATTCTGGAAGGGCTGAAAATGGTGGGGCTGCTGTAG
- a CDS encoding homocysteine methyltransferase, which translates to MKSLKLCDTTLRDGEQAAGVSFTRAEKLEIAKLLSECGVEQAEVGIPAMGKREQEDIAAIAELGLPMKLMTWNRSVAGDIDKARSTGVNWCHVSIPVSEIQLHGKLGLTPAEGLNKLLRAAEYGLRQGMTVSAGLEDSSRADMGFLIETVNTLHREGITRFRYADTVSAHHPGQMAERVGMLLGNVPSDVELEVHCHNDFGLATANTLSGIAAGAVWASTTVAGIGERTGNAAMEEVAMAWRFLYGGECGVRLDRLKLLADKVLAASGRSVGDAKAIVGELAFTHESGIHVDGLIKEKSTYQTFDPAELGRAHRFVLGKHSGSGGVTHVLEQRGLTITEETAARLLEKVREYAEASKGHVPEYMLVQWLMEEQQRTHNMMWG; encoded by the coding sequence GTGAAAAGTCTCAAGTTATGTGACACGACACTGAGGGACGGGGAACAGGCGGCTGGAGTATCATTCACGCGGGCGGAAAAGCTGGAAATCGCAAAGTTGCTGTCGGAGTGCGGAGTAGAACAGGCAGAGGTAGGCATTCCTGCAATGGGCAAGCGGGAGCAGGAGGATATCGCGGCCATAGCGGAGCTGGGGCTTCCGATGAAGCTGATGACCTGGAACCGCTCGGTGGCCGGGGATATCGACAAGGCCCGGAGCACCGGGGTGAACTGGTGCCATGTCTCCATTCCGGTTTCGGAGATTCAGCTGCACGGCAAGCTCGGGCTGACACCGGCCGAAGGGCTGAACAAGCTGCTGCGTGCAGCGGAATACGGCCTGCGGCAGGGCATGACGGTGTCGGCCGGTCTGGAGGATTCCTCCAGGGCGGATATGGGGTTTCTGATTGAGACCGTGAATACCCTGCACCGTGAAGGGATCACAAGGTTCCGGTATGCGGATACGGTGTCCGCCCATCATCCGGGACAAATGGCAGAGCGTGTGGGCATGCTGCTGGGCAACGTGCCCTCTGATGTGGAGCTGGAGGTGCACTGCCACAATGATTTCGGGCTGGCCACGGCCAACACGCTGAGCGGCATTGCAGCCGGGGCAGTCTGGGCCAGTACTACGGTGGCCGGTATAGGTGAACGGACCGGCAACGCGGCCATGGAGGAAGTTGCCATGGCCTGGCGCTTTTTATACGGCGGCGAATGCGGTGTAAGGCTGGACCGGCTGAAGCTTTTGGCTGACAAGGTCCTTGCCGCTTCGGGCCGCAGTGTCGGCGACGCCAAGGCGATTGTCGGCGAGCTGGCGTTTACCCATGAGTCGGGCATTCATGTGGACGGGCTGATAAAGGAGAAGTCGACCTACCAGACTTTTGACCCGGCAGAGCTGGGCCGGGCCCACCGTTTTGTGCTCGGGAAGCATTCCGGCTCCGGCGGTGTGACCCATGTCCTGGAGCAGCGGGGGCTGACGATCACCGAGGAGACGGCGGCACGGCTGCTGGAGAAGGTGCGGGAATATGCGGAAGCCAGTAAGGGCCATGTACCGGAGTATATGCTGGTGCAGTGGCTGATGGAAGAGCAGCAGCGGACCCATAATATGATGTGGGGCTAG
- a CDS encoding HesA/MoeB/ThiF family protein, with translation MEQLAADLESMRYARQLKLLGEQGQRALKDAAVMVAGIGGLGGTAALYLAAAGVGKLILAHEGVIAEPDLNRQILMDSGHLGMERMSTAIAHLQRLNPHVEIEGYNARVEYPAAKPWVEEADIVIDARYDFPERYALNRLCVDTGTPMVEAAMYGFEVSLTTMIPGVTPCLECLYPDLQPQWEPLGFPVLGATSGIAGCLAALEAVKWITGVGTTYAGVMHRFSSLDFACYSVTITRNPGCACCGEGGTP, from the coding sequence ATGGAGCAGCTTGCCGCAGATTTGGAGAGCATGCGGTATGCCCGGCAGCTGAAGCTGCTGGGTGAACAGGGACAGCGTGCGCTGAAGGATGCTGCAGTGATGGTGGCGGGAATCGGCGGCTTGGGGGGGACAGCGGCACTGTATCTGGCGGCGGCCGGAGTGGGTAAGCTGATTCTTGCCCATGAGGGAGTCATTGCGGAGCCGGATCTCAACCGCCAGATTCTGATGGACAGCGGGCATCTGGGCATGGAAAGAATGAGCACAGCCATAGCCCATCTGCAGCGCCTGAATCCGCATGTGGAGATCGAAGGCTACAATGCACGGGTTGAATATCCCGCGGCAAAGCCGTGGGTGGAAGAGGCGGATATAGTCATCGACGCCCGTTATGATTTTCCGGAACGGTATGCCTTGAACCGGCTGTGTGTGGATACCGGAACACCTATGGTAGAGGCTGCGATGTACGGGTTCGAAGTATCGCTCACGACGATGATTCCAGGTGTAACGCCATGTCTTGAATGTCTGTACCCGGATCTGCAGCCGCAGTGGGAGCCGCTGGGCTTTCCGGTGCTGGGGGCAACCTCGGGAATTGCCGGTTGTCTGGCCGCATTGGAGGCCGTAAAATGGATTACAGGGGTAGGGACAACTTATGCGGGCGTAATGCATCGCTTCAGCTCACTCGACTTCGCCTGTTACAGCGTCACTATTACCCGTAATCCGGGCTGCGCTTGCTGCGGAGAAGGAGGTACACCGTGA
- a CDS encoding DUF269 domain-containing protein: protein MAKEAAAFGETVVREVRALKNRRRGTPREVDPETADAFVRRLCSLLDAGDYFGRLSSLTPQGKIAQQFLASIADREQSDFNCAVSPKVRQQVPLVFQAAAGVMEEKSGALVQSTAEINGEGFGRGLLYSGRVILVLKSLRAGFPFPFTSEEKLIRYGVECIEEGLCFLNKYKEVTALHGLLSLEG from the coding sequence ATGGCTAAAGAAGCCGCGGCTTTTGGGGAGACGGTTGTCCGTGAAGTCCGTGCGCTGAAGAACCGCAGACGGGGAACCCCACGGGAAGTGGATCCTGAGACGGCGGATGCATTTGTCCGCCGTTTGTGCAGCCTTCTGGATGCCGGGGATTACTTCGGAAGATTATCATCTTTAACGCCGCAGGGCAAAATCGCGCAGCAGTTTCTGGCTTCCATTGCAGACCGGGAGCAGTCTGATTTCAATTGCGCGGTCTCGCCGAAGGTCCGTCAGCAGGTTCCGCTGGTCTTTCAGGCGGCAGCGGGAGTCATGGAGGAAAAAAGCGGGGCGTTGGTTCAGAGCACAGCGGAGATTAACGGTGAGGGTTTTGGCCGGGGACTGCTGTACAGCGGGCGTGTCATTCTGGTTCTGAAGAGCCTGCGCGCCGGCTTTCCTTTCCCGTTCACCTCGGAAGAGAAGCTGATCCGTTACGGGGTGGAATGCATTGAGGAGGGCCTATGCTTTTTGAATAAATACAAGGAGGTCACGGCCCTTCACGGTTTGTTAAGCCTGGAAGGCTAG
- the nifX gene encoding nitrogen fixation protein NifX encodes MKVAFATDDGSRVNAHFGQSPMFAVYNVTKNGGEFLELRRLPVVLNQDEAGKIDSRLEAVSDCTLLFIMQIGASAAARVTRRKIMPVKVPHGSPIEEQVKRLAEMLQGKPPMWLAKVLRAEADDIREGEDADGTHG; translated from the coding sequence GTGAAAGTAGCGTTCGCCACAGATGATGGAAGCCGGGTGAATGCCCATTTCGGACAGAGCCCGATGTTCGCTGTCTATAATGTTACGAAGAACGGCGGGGAATTCCTGGAGCTGCGCCGGCTGCCGGTAGTACTCAATCAGGACGAAGCGGGCAAAATAGACAGCCGCCTTGAAGCAGTCAGTGACTGCACACTGCTGTTCATCATGCAGATTGGCGCTTCAGCGGCTGCGCGGGTGACACGGCGCAAGATTATGCCGGTCAAGGTGCCGCATGGCAGTCCGATAGAGGAGCAGGTGAAGCGGCTCGCCGAAATGCTGCAGGGCAAGCCGCCGATGTGGCTGGCTAAGGTACTGCGGGCTGAGGCGGATGACATACGCGAAGGGGAGGATGCAGATGGAACCCATGGCTAA
- the nifN gene encoding nitrogenase iron-molybdenum cofactor biosynthesis protein NifN, translated as MTVNRRKKPAAVNPVKIGQSLGAVLALQGCYRAMPLIHGSQGCSAFPKALLTRHFREPIAVQTSALQEMDVIFDANRNLEEALNIVLSKHRPDIIGIVGTELTDVAGVDYQTMLKTYKRERNMRGGLAFAVVLPDFRGSLESGFSSAVEAMIDELIQQVGHRGSRNVNTRQITLLPGSFLTPADVMELKEMISSFGFDVISVPDISTSLSGHLLTGFSPLTRGGVPLDSMLQSLQSGLTIAVGGSMERPARRLHNALGTPYKVFSGAMGLKATDELLHFLHQISGEPVPLRYCWQRENLLDGMLDAHFQFAGISAVAALEPDHLYSVSGWLEELGVEQKALIASYETPLVAGMEREVWIGDLDDAEVLGKGADLWISSSHGIAGAGRIEAAFMPAGFPVWSELGAYMSVSVGYRGAMEWSNKAGNLLMRREAERRESSVRHR; from the coding sequence ATGACCGTTAACAGAAGGAAGAAGCCGGCTGCGGTTAATCCGGTCAAGATTGGCCAGTCGCTCGGCGCAGTACTGGCGCTGCAGGGCTGCTACCGGGCTATGCCGCTGATCCACGGCTCACAGGGCTGCTCCGCTTTTCCCAAGGCGCTGCTGACCCGGCATTTCCGGGAGCCGATTGCCGTACAGACCTCGGCGCTGCAGGAGATGGATGTGATTTTCGATGCGAACCGCAATCTGGAAGAGGCGCTGAACATCGTGCTGAGCAAGCACCGCCCCGATATTATCGGGATTGTCGGCACAGAGCTTACCGACGTCGCCGGAGTGGATTACCAGACCATGCTCAAGACCTACAAGCGGGAGCGGAATATGCGCGGCGGACTGGCTTTTGCTGTCGTGCTGCCGGACTTCAGAGGTTCGCTGGAGTCGGGATTCAGCAGCGCGGTGGAGGCAATGATTGATGAATTGATCCAGCAGGTGGGACACCGGGGTTCAAGAAACGTGAACACCCGGCAGATCACACTGCTTCCGGGTTCATTTCTCACCCCGGCAGACGTGATGGAGCTCAAGGAGATGATCTCTTCCTTCGGGTTCGATGTCATCTCAGTGCCGGATATCTCCACTTCTCTCTCCGGACATCTGCTGACAGGCTTCTCCCCGCTGACCAGAGGCGGGGTACCGCTGGATTCCATGCTGCAGAGCCTGCAATCCGGACTGACCATTGCCGTAGGGGGCAGCATGGAACGACCGGCGAGAAGGCTGCATAATGCGCTTGGCACGCCATACAAGGTGTTCAGCGGAGCCATGGGACTTAAGGCCACTGATGAGCTGCTGCATTTTCTGCATCAGATCAGCGGAGAACCGGTTCCGCTCCGTTACTGCTGGCAGCGGGAGAATCTGCTTGATGGCATGCTGGACGCGCATTTCCAGTTCGCCGGCATATCGGCGGTGGCAGCGCTGGAGCCGGATCACCTCTATTCGGTATCCGGGTGGCTGGAGGAGCTCGGCGTGGAGCAGAAGGCGCTCATAGCTTCCTATGAGACACCGCTCGTTGCCGGAATGGAACGCGAGGTGTGGATCGGGGATCTGGATGATGCCGAAGTGCTGGGCAAAGGTGCAGATCTGTGGATCAGCAGCTCGCATGGCATTGCCGGAGCCGGCCGGATTGAAGCTGCCTTTATGCCGGCCGGATTTCCGGTCTGGAGCGAGCTTGGCGCTTATATGTCAGTCTCGGTCGGCTACAGGGGAGCGATGGAATGGAGCAACAAGGCAGGCAATCTCTTAATGCGAAGGGAGGCGGAGCGCCGTGAAAGTAGCGTTCGCCACAGATGA